A single Lolium perenne isolate Kyuss_39 chromosome 6, Kyuss_2.0, whole genome shotgun sequence DNA region contains:
- the LOC139832106 gene encoding receptor-like protein 3, which yields MEKQQQLRSSCKKCSNRCPVPFLGCALVVVLLFSMASPASSCTEQEKGSLLQFHAGLSQDGGLSASWKQNSTDCCVWEGVTCGADGTVTDVSVASKGLEGHVSPSLGNLAGLLRLNLSHNSLSGGLPLELVLSSSIIVLDVSFNRLKEDMQEVSSLTSVQPLQVLNISSNLFTGQFPSSTTWGVMSNLLTLNASNNSFTGQIPSHFCTGSPSLAVVALCYNQFTGGIPPGLGNCSMLKVLKAGHNNLSGTLPNELFDASSLEYLSLPHNGLNGVINGAQIVKLRNLATLDLGRNNFSGKIPDSIGQLKRLEELRLDNNNMSEELPSALSNCTNLITIDLKRNQFDGELTKVNFSSLLNLKSLDLLYNKFTGTIPESIYSCTKLAALRISSNNLYGQLSPNIASLKALTFLSLGNNNFTNITNTIQILKNYRNLTFLLIGGTNFMGESMPEDEIVDGFQNLQVLSIAGCSLSGNMPLWLSKLTKLEMLFLQNNQLSGPIPGWINSLNLLFHLDISNNNLTGEIPRALMEMSSLQSAENTTHMDPRVFQLPTYSSPALEHRFITSYPRVLNLSYNYITGVMPLQIGLLEVLTILDFSFNKLSGQIPQSICNLTNLQVLDLSSNDFTGAIPLALSNLHFLSAFNISNNDLEGPIPSGGQFSTFQNSSFDENPKLCGSMFTHKCDSAETHQSVILTGKQTDYKVAFMISFSAFLGVGVLYDQLVLSRYFG from the coding sequence ATGGAGAAGCAGCAGCAGCTCCGTTCCTCATGCAAGAAGTGCAGCAACAGATGCCCTGTACCTTTCCTTGGCTGTGCTCTTGTGGTGGTGCTGCTGTTCTCCATGGCCTCTCCAGCCAGTTCTTGCACCGAGCAGGAGAAGGGCTCCCTCCTGCAGTTTCATGCTGGGCTGTCACAGGACGGCGGCCTCTCGGCGTCATGGAAGCAAAACAGCACCGACTGCTGCGTATGGGAAGGGGTCACATGTGGCGCGGATGGGACAGTCACCGATGTCTCGGTGGCTTCCAAGGGCCTTGAGGGGCACGTCTCGCCGTCCCTGGGCAACCTCGCCGGACTGCTGCGCCTCAACCTGTCCCACAACTCACTCTCTGGTGGCCTACCACTGGAGCTGGTGTTGTCCAGCAGCATCATCGTCCTCGACGTCAGCTTCAACCGCCTGAAGGAAGACATGCAAGAGGTGTCGTCTTTAACCTCTGTCCAGCCTCTGCAGGTACTGAACATCTCGAGCAACCTGTTTACAGGCCAGTTTCCATCGTCCACCACGTGGGGGGTGATGAGCAATCTACTCACCCTGAACGCCAGCAACAACAGCTTCACTGGGCAGATACCAAGCCATTTCTGCACAGGCTCACCATCGCTAGCCGTGGTTGCACTCTGTTACAACCAATTTACAGGCGGCATCCCTCCTGGACTTGGTAATTGCTCCATGCTCAAAGTGCTCAAAGCTGGACACAACAACCTCAGCGGGACTCTACCAAATGAACTCTTCGACGCTTCCTCCCTAGAGTACCTCTCGCTTCCTCACAATGGTTTAAATGGAGTGATCAATGGTGCACAAATAGTCAAGCTCAGAAATCTGGCTACTCTAGATCTTGGAAGGAACAATTTCAGCGGCAAGATTCCCGACTCAATTGGTCAGCTCAAGAGATTAGAGGAGCTCCGTCTGGACAACAACAACATGTCAGAGGAGCTGCCGTCAGCTCTGAGCAATTGCACAAATCTCATAACAATTGACCTCAAGAGGAACCAATTTGATGGAGAACTTACCAAGGTTAACTTCTCGAGCCTGCTCAATCTGAAGAGTTTAGATCTTCTGTACAACAAATTCACCGGCACAATTCCAGAAAGCATATACTCTTGCACCAAGCTGGCCGCACTGCGCATATCTAGCAACAACTTgtatgggcagctttcaccaaacaTAGCCAGTTTGAAAGCCCTTACTTTCCTATCACTTGGTAACAACAATTTTACGAATATCACAAACACGATTCAGATACTCAAGAACTATAGGAACCTCACTTTCTTGCTTATCGGAGGGACAAACTTTATGGGTGAATCCATGCCAGAAGATGAAATAGTTGATGGTTTTCAGAACCTTCAGGTTCTCTCCATAGCTGGTTGCTCATTGTCAGGAAACATGCCCCTTTGGCTATCAAAGCTGACAAAGTTGGAGATGCTGTTTTTGCAAAATAACCAACTCAGTGGACCAATACCAGGCTGGATCAATAGCCTAAATTTACTTTTCCACCTAGACATATCAAATAATAACCTTACAGGCGAAATTCCAAGAGCCTTAATGGAGATGTCATCGCTACAGTCAGCTGAAAACACAACTCATATGGACCCAAGGGTCTTTCAGCTGCCTACTTATAGTAGTCCAGCATTAGAACACCGTTTTATTACATCTTACCCAAGAGTGTTGAATCTAAGCTACAACTACATCACAGGTGTGATGCCCCTACAGATTGGTCTGTTGGAAGTGCTTACTATACTTGATTTCAGCTTCAACAAGTTATCTGGGCAAATCCCACAATCGATTTGCAACCTCACAAACTTGCAGGTGCTAGACTTATCCAGCAACGATTTCACAGGTGCAATCCCACTTGCATTGAGCAACCTGCACTTCCTTTCAGCATTCAACATTTCAAACAATGACCTTGAAGGGCCAATACCATCTGGAGGCCAGTTTAGTACATTTCAAAATTCAAGTTTCGATGAGAACCCAAAGCTGTGCGGCTCTATGTTCACTCACAAATGTGATTCTGCAGAAACACATCAATCCGTCATTCTGACAGGAAAACAAACTGACTACAAGGTGGCCTTTATGATTTCCTTCAGTGCATTCTTAGGTGTAGGGGTGTTGTATGATCAATTAGTCTTATCAAGGTATTTCGGCTAA
- the LOC139832360 gene encoding uncharacterized protein: MTEGEEEEVDEEEERTESDSEARDFIRLPRGSKRGAESSSQGAAEEEATSRPEDKAEPSKEGAEPLSKRLRPTLLEGSMRLQRPLKDAIDAGARAGPGVKAIPTVKSKKKTLAKPPAAGVAATRAAEAKKKAAERKAAPSDLGGAGSAPEEPAAGSQAEKESTSHVEPTANVFPLPSMARGGMASAATGPDVAPPVVEEESTDIGSTEGVRHPKLKRTSSRRAVCRSHRKSAGPRPPRTAPAQRHRHADGRGSVD; encoded by the exons atgaccgaaggcgaggaggaagaggtcgacgaggaggaggagcgcaccgagtcggactcggaggcgcgggacttcatcagactcccgcgcgggtcgaagaggggtgccgagtcctcgtcccagggcgcggctgaagaggaggcgacctcccgtccggaggacaaggcggagccctccaaggaaggggccgagccgctatcgaagcgactgcgccccactctcctggaagggtccatgaggcttcagcgtcccttgaaggacgcgatcgatgcgggagctcgggccggtccgggcgtaaaagcgattcccacggtgaa gtccaagaagaagaccttggcgaagccgcccgcggccggggtggcggccacgagggcggccgaggcaaagaagaaagccgcggagaggaaggcggcgccgtccgaccttgggggtgcggggtcggctccagaagagcccgccgccgggagtcaagcggagaaggagagcactagccacgtcgagcccaccgccaacgtttttcctctacccagcatggctcgcgggggcatggcgagtgcggcgacgggtccggacgttgctccgcctgtggtggaggaggagtcgaCCGACATTGGATCGACCGAGGGCGTAAGGCACCCGAAGTTGAAGAGgacatcgtcgaggagggcggTCTGTCGGAGCCACCgaaagagcgccggtccaaggccgccGAGGACCGCGCCCGCCCAGCGACACCGACACGCGGACGGGCGAGGTTCCGTCGACTGA
- the LOC127308297 gene encoding tyrosine-sulfated glycopeptide receptor 1 gives MEKQQQQLRSSCKKCSNRFPVPFLGCALVVVLLLSMASPASSCTEQEKGSLLQFHAGLSQDGGLSASWKQNSTDCCVWEGVTCGADGTVTDVSVASKGLEGHVSPSLGNLAGLLRLNLSHNSLSGGLPLELVSSSSIIVLDVSFNSLKEDMQEVPSLTSVRPLQVLNISSNLFTGRFPSSTTWGVMSNLVILNASNNSFTGQIPSHFCTGSPSLAVVALCYNQFTGGIPPGLGNCSMLRVLKAGHNNLSGILPNELFDASSLEYLSLPDNGLHGVINGAQIVKLRNLATLDLGGNNFSGKIPDSIGQLKRLEELRLDNNNMSGELPSALSNCTNLIAIDLKSNHFDGELTKVNFSSLLHLKSLDLLYNKFTGTIPESIYSCTKLAALRISGNNLYGQLSPNIASLKTLTFLSLGFNNFTNITNTIRILKNCRNLTSLLIGGTNFMGESMPEDEIVDGFQNLQVLSIAGCSLSGNIPLWLSKLSKLEMLFLQNNQLSGPIPGWINSLNLLFHLDISNNSLTGEIPRALMEMSMLNSEKTKAPRLDPRAFELPVYATPSRQYRISSAFPKVLNLGNNNFTGVIPEEIGQLNSLGILNFSSNSLSGEIPQQLCNLTNLWVLDLSSNNLTGIIPSALKNLHFLSAFNISHNDLEGPIPDGVQLGTFLSSSFEGNPKLCGRILHRNCGSAGRSSGSRKHWSKKSIFAITFGVFFGGTAALSMLGCLFATIKHRSSNSGDVEVYSIETGSEESLVIVPRGKGEDSNLTFADIVKSTNNFHQENIIGCGGYGLVYRADLPDGSKLAIKKLNDGMCLMDREFTAEVDALSMAQHDNLVPLWGYGIQGDSRFLIYPYMENGSLDDWLHNSDGDANLFLDWPTRLKIAQGASRGLSYIHGVCKPHIVHRDIKSSNILLDREFKAYVADFGLSRLIDSKTHFTTELVGTLGYIPPEYGQGWVATLRGDMYSFGMVLLELLTGRRPVLVLSSSKELVNWVQDMISEGKQLEVLDPTLQGKGYEDQMMKVLEAACKCISRNPCMRPTIQELVSFLESVDGKLQMQNSVKIECRYT, from the coding sequence ATGgagaagcagcagcagcagctccgttCCTCATGCAAGAAGTGCAGCAACAGATTCCCTGTACCTTTCCTTGGCTGTGCCcttgtggtggtgctgctgctctCCATGGCCTCTCCAGCCAGTTCTTGCACGGAGCAGGAGAAGGGCTCCCTCCTGCAGTTCCATGCTGGGCTGTCACAGGACGGCGGCCTCTCAGCGTCATGGAAGCAAAACAGCACCGACTGCTGCGTGTGGGAAGGGGTCACCTGTGGCGCGGATGGGACAGTCACCGATGTCTCAGTGGCTTCCAAGGGCCTTGAGGGGCACGTCTCGCCGTCCCTGGGCAACCTCGCCGGACTGCTGCGCCTCAACCTGTCCCACAACTCACTCTCTGGTGGCCTACCACTGGAGCTGGTGTCGTCCAGCAGCATCATAGTCCTCGACGTCAGCTTCAACAGCCTCAAGGAAGACATGCAAGAGGTGCCATCTTTAACCTCTGTCCGGCCTCTGCAGGTACTGAACATCTCGAGCAACCTGTTTACAGGCCGGTTTCCATCGTCCACCACATGGGGGGTGATGAGCAATCTAGTCATCCTCAACGCCAGCAACAACAGCTTCACTGGGCAGATACCAAGCCATTTCTGCACAGGCTCACCATCACTGGCCGTGGTTGCACTCTGCTACAACCAATTTACAGGTGGCATCCCTCCTGGACTTGGTAATTGCTCCATGCTCAGAGTGCTCAAGGCTGGACACAACAACCTCAGCGGGATTCTACCAAATGAACTCTTCGATGCTTCCTCCCTGGAGTACCTCTCCCTTCCTGACAATGGTTTACATGGAGTGATCAATGGTGCACAAATAGTCAAGCTCAGAAATCTCGCTACTCTAGATCTTGGAGGGAACAATTTCAGCGGCAAGATTCCCGACTCAATTGGTCAGCTCAAGAGATTAGAGGAGCTCCGTCTGGACAACAACAACATGTCAGGGGAGCTGCCGTCAGCTCTGAGCAACTGCACAAATCTCATAGCAATTGACCTCAAGAGCAACCACTTTGATGGAGAACTTACCAAGGTTAACTTCTCGAGCCTGCTCCATCTGAAGAGTTTAGATCTTCTGTACAACAAATTCACCGGCACAATTCCAGAAAGCATATACTCTTGCACCAAGCTGGCCGCACTGCGCATATCTGGCAACAACTTgtatgggcagctttcaccaaacaTAGCCAGTTTGAAAACCCTTACTTTCCTATCACTTGGTTTCAACAATTTTACAAATATCACAAATACGATTCGGATACTCAAGAACTGTAGGAACCTCACTTCCTTGCTTATCGGAGGGACAAACTTTATGGGTGAATCCATGCCAGAAGATGAAATAGTTGATGGTTTTCAGAACCTTCAGGTTCTCTCCATAGCTGGTTGCTCATTGTCAGGAAACATACCCCTTTGGCTATCAAAGCTGTCAAAGTTGGAGATGCTGTTTTTGCAAAATAACCAACTCAGTGGACCAATACCAGGCTGGATCAATAGCCTAAACTTACTTTTCCATCTAGACATATCAAATAATAGCCTTACAGGCGAAATTCCAAGAGCCTTAATGGAGATGTCAATGCTAAATTCAGAAAAGACAAAGGCACCACGCTTGGACCCAAGAGCCTTTGAGCTGCCTGTTTATGCAACTCCATCACGTCAATATCGTATATCAAGTGCTTTCCCTAAAGTGCTGAATCTGGGAAACAATAACTTCACTGGTGTGATCCCTGAGGAGATTGGTCAGTTGAACTCACTTGGTATACTGAACTTCAGCTCCAACAGCTTATCAGGAGAAATACCACAGCAGCTCTGCAACCTGACAAATCTGTGGGTGCTCGACTTGTCTAGCAACAATCTTACAGGCATTATCCCATCAGCACTGAAGAACCTGCACTTCCTTTCAGCATTCAACATTTCCCACAATGACCTCGAAGGCCCAATTCCAGATGGAGTCCAGCTTGGCACATTCCTAAGTTCTAGCTTTGAAGGGAATCCAAAGTTGTGTGGCCGTATTCTCCATCGCAATTGTGGTTCAGCAGGAAGATCGTCAGGCTCTAGAAAACACTGGAGCAAGAAATCCATTTTTGCAATAACATTTGGTGTGTTCTTTGGTGGAACCGCTGCTCTTTCCATGCTCGGGTGTCTCTTTGCAACAATCAAGCACAGGAGCAGCAACAGTGGAGATGTGgaagtatattcaattgagactgGTTCAGAAGAATCATTAGTGATAGTGCCACGAGGAAAGGGAGAAGACAGTAACCTCACATTCGCTGACATCGTGAAGTCTACAAATAACTTTCACCAGGAGAACATCATCGGATGCGGAGGCTATGGGCTGGTCTATAGGGCTGATTTACCTGATGGCTCTAAGCTGGCCATCAAGAAGCTTAATGATGGTATGTGTCTGATGGACAGGGAATTCACTGCAGAGGTTGATGCACTCTCAATGGCACAGCATGACAACCTTGTACCACTCTGGGGTTATGGCATACAGGGAGATTCAAGATTCCTCATATATCCTTACATGGAGAATGGCAGCCTGGATGATTGGCTTCACAACAGCGATGGTGATGCCAACTTGTTTCTTGACTGGCCGACACGGCTCAAGATCGCACAAGGAGCAAGCCGGGGCCTTTCTTATATCCATGGTGTCTGCAAGCCTCACATTGTCCACCGTGACATCAAGTCCAGCAACATCCTGCTTGACAGAGAATTCAAAGCTTATGTCGCAGATTTTGGGCTCTCCAGATTGATTGACAGTAAAACCCATTTCACAACTGAGTTAGTTGGTACTCTGGGCTACATTCCGCCTGAGTATGGACAAGGATGGGTTGCTACACTGAGAGGTGACATGTACAGTTTTGGCATGGTCCTGCTTGAGCTGCTGACAGGAAGACGGCCTGTCCTGGTCTTGTCCTCATCAAAAGAACTCGTCAACTGGGTACAGGATATGATATCAGAAGGGAAGCAGCTTGAGGTCCTGGATCCTACACTTCAGGGTAAAGGGTATGAAGACCAGATGATGAAGGTGCTTGAAGCAGCTTGCAAGTGCATCAGCCGTAATCCTTGCATGAGACCAACGATACAGGAACTAGTCTCCTTCCTGGAGAGTGTAGACGGCAAACTGCAGATGCAAAATTCAGTTAAGATAGAATGCCGCTACACATGA